A genomic region of Pseudostreptobacillus hongkongensis contains the following coding sequences:
- a CDS encoding NUDIX hydrolase, producing MAIPIQEGFKFIKGDIKVHPTTNVKLEYIVKSDAVCVTIFDEKLEKVLLVEQYRPGVDGNMFENVAGMIDPGEDPFDAMKRELKEETGYSFDDLDCVVEHKTPILTTPYATEKLYYYAARLKSNDIEPRDTNFDEGEDIISHWIKLDEIDNYLSDIKTLFSISYFLPIIKSMKEA from the coding sequence CAGGAAGGATTTAAGTTTATAAAAGGGGATATTAAGGTACATCCTACTACTAATGTAAAGTTAGAATATATAGTTAAATCAGATGCAGTTTGTGTAACTATTTTTGATGAAAAATTAGAAAAAGTTTTACTTGTTGAACAGTATAGACCAGGAGTAGATGGAAATATGTTTGAAAATGTAGCTGGAATGATAGATCCAGGAGAAGATCCATTTGATGCTATGAAAAGAGAGTTAAAAGAAGAAACAGGATATTCTTTTGATGATTTAGACTGTGTGGTTGAACATAAAACTCCTATACTTACAACACCATATGCAACAGAAAAACTATACTATTACGCTGCAAGATTAAAATCAAATGATATTGAACCACGTGATACAAACTTTGATGAAGGAGAAGATATTATATCTCACTGGATTAAATTAGATGAAATAGATAACTATTTATCTGATATTAAAACTCTATTTTCTATTAGTTATTTCTTACCTATTATTAAAAGTATGAAAGAGGCGTAA